The following are encoded together in the Acipenser ruthenus chromosome 24, fAciRut3.2 maternal haplotype, whole genome shotgun sequence genome:
- the LOC117964322 gene encoding meiotic recombination protein REC114-like: MAEAPGGSGTVFGTRSSTAPTLSSLLWHLKRYARFLPSETRVERDTGAEHKSSWKVFESGAEGQLTLTIVQSGHFLISQGQGLLNESRMFRMQFGGGSREQAVEHCGSAVLTLQQYVTVKSQDTGQPAQGTDLAGGAGSTSEVRDSEGRLPIKRLAQSLLGESKLSLPLAYRHSTLPSEELGPFLRLCLLDQSFPAFVEQVEKELRKIANE; encoded by the exons ATGGCGGAAGCTCCCGGAGGAAGCGGGACTGTGTTTGGGACCAGGTCATCCACAGCCCCCACCCTTTCAAGCTTGCTGTGGCACCTGAAGCGCTACGCACGGTTCCTACCCTCAGAAACGCGGGTTGAGAGAGACACCGGAGCCGAGCACAAGTCTTCGTGGAAG gtTTTTGAATCTGGGGCTGAAGGACAACTGACCTTAACCATAGTCCAGTCAGGGCATTTCCTTATATCGCAAGGACAAGGGCTGCTG AATGAGAGCCGCATGTTCCGGATGCAGTTCGGGGGGGGCTCCAGGGAGCAGGCAGTGGAGCATTGTGGGAGCGCCGTGCTCACTCTGCAGCAGTATGTAACAGTGAAGAGCCAGGACACGGGGCAACCAGCGCAGGGG ACAGATTTAGCCGGGGGAGCTGGGTCAACATCAGAAGTCAGAGATTCAGAGGGCAGATTACCAATCAAACGTCTTGCACAG TCCTTGCTGGGAGAGTCGAAGCTCTCCCTGCCGCTGGCCTATCGGCACTCCACTCTCCCGAGCGAGGAGCTGGGCCCGTTCCTCCGGCTGTGCCTCCTGGATCAGAGCTTTCCAGCCTTTGTGGAGCAGGTGGAGAAGGAGCTCCGCAAGATAGCAAACGAGTGA